One Prunus dulcis chromosome 7, ALMONDv2, whole genome shotgun sequence DNA segment encodes these proteins:
- the LOC117635123 gene encoding E3 ubiquitin-protein ligase PUB24-like — MDDIEVPQYFVCPISLQIMQDPVTAITGITYDRDSIEHWLFQSKNTTCPVTKQPLPRDSELTPNHTLRRLIQAWCTENASYGIDRIPTPKPPLDKAQVLKLLKDFWNPKLQLKIIRKIEFLATKSEGNRKYLVDAGVAKAMLLFIANRCYKEGLVDGLEEALSVLHFVRISSEELSLLFMENDQIIDSLTWVFGCKLQNQISVSTHAVLVLKSIIQKANSIVLETLNPDFFKKLVGVLRNGVTQQGTNAALHIMLDACPWGRNRIKMVDAGAVYELIELEFEAPEKKTTELIFGILFHLCSCADGRAQFVSHKGGIFVVSNRLLKVSPSADDRVVLILSLICKYSGTNMVLQEMLEVGAVYRLCTLLQVDCAPYLKDKARQILRSHYEEWKKCPCLGISFHPR; from the coding sequence atGGATGATATTGAAGTTCCTCAGTATTTCGTCTGCCCAATATCTCTCCAGATCATGCAAGACCCTGTGACGGCCATTACCGGCATCACATATGACCGGGACAGCATCGAGCACTGGCTTTTCCAGAGCAAGAACACCACATGCCCCGTCACCAAACAGCCTCTCCCAAGAGACTCAGAATTAACCCCTAACCACACCTTACGCCGCTTAATTCAGGCTTGGTGCACTGAAAATGCGTCTTATGGCATTGATCGAAtaccaaccccaaaaccacCTCTGGATAAGGCTCAAGTCCTTAAGCTCCTCAAGGACTTCTGGAACCCTAAGCTCCAACTGAAAATCATTCGAAAAATCGAGTTCCTCGCGACCAAAAGCGAAGGGAATAGGAAGTACTTGGTTGACGCTGGGGTGGCTAAGGCCATGTTGTTGTTCATCGCAAACAGGTGTTATAAGGAGGGTCTGGTTGATGGCCTTGAAGAAGCCCTTAGCGTACTTCACTTTGTTCGGATTTCATCCGAAGAACTAAGTCTTCTTTTCATGGAAAACGATCAGATTATCGATTCGTTGACGTGGGTTTTTGGTTGCAAATTGCAGAATCAAATCTCCGTGAGCACACATGCAGTCTTGGTACTAAAATCGATCATCCAGAAGGCAAACTCAATTGTGCTAGAAACTCTGAACcctgatttcttcaagaaacttGTTGGGGTTTTGAGAAACGGGGTTACGCAACAAGGGACAAACGCAGCTCTACATATCATGTTAGACGCTTGTCCATGGGGAAGAAACCGAATCAAGATGGTCGATGCCGGGGCGGTTTACGAGCTCATTGAGCTTGAGTTTGAAGCACCTGAAAAGAAAACCACAGAGCTCATTTTCGGAATATTGTTTCACTTGTGTTCTTGTGCTGATGGGAGGGCTCAGTTTGTGAGCCACAAAGGAGGCATCTTTGTTGTGTCGAATAGACTCTTGAAGGTTTCGCCGTCTGCAGACGACCGAGTAGTTTTGATCCTTTCTTTGATCTGCAAGTACTCAGGAACCAACATGGTGCTTCAGGAAATGTTGGAGGTTGGAGCTGTGTATAGGCTTTGCACTTTGCTCCAAGTTGACTGCGCTCCATACTTGAAAGACAAAGCACGGCAAATCCTGAGATCACATTATGAGGAGTGGAAGAAGTGTCCCTGTCTTGGTATTTCTTTCCATCCCAGATGA
- the LOC117636132 gene encoding BTB/POZ domain-containing protein At3g05675 isoform X1: MFIYRFQDVLNICSLVCSASMESLVSETRTPIRIGDRSTSDVVVRIRTQDGRDDWFYCHSQVLIEKSKYFADRLSENWPTCQILDSRNCVEVYCQESEFDHHVSVLRLLYNVIDGFVDDMWHGVKNALGILQVAVNLGCPQIITACVDYLEAVPWEESEEEEILKIIPRLGTQVEPILARLLPVKQSAIMRIFFSTIRFATSSPSPIMNDLKSSAQEQLEYMLTEDDDAPLLAADDEIKSEVKDCVKRLFERFNNLLEALLCEMELFSDGGKMQSFQSLLSDLSWACQILCKLEIMRELVCNWTDASDKIVKVVKEASPTAELIETKLRVIEVAAKILEAIGYGTVILPTAKRLHMVKVWLPFVRVAKPLIDSVTTARDDAPTLRMDSELWQSLESTFVSVILALPSAEQAEILTEWLGNEHIQYPDLTEAFEVWCYRSKVSKRRLSFLAVNHDKINTY; encoded by the exons ATGTTTATCTACAGATTCCAGGATGTGCTCAACATATGTTCATTAGTGTGTAGTGCTTCAATGGAATCTCTT GTTTCTGAAACAAGGACTCCTATCAGGATTGGGGACCGATCAACCAGTGATGTTGTTGTGAGGATACGGACACAGGATGGGCGGGATGATTGGTTTTATTGTCACTCGCAGGTCCTCATAGAAAAGAGCAAGTATTTCGCTGATCGCCTCTCTGAAAATTGGCCAACATGTCAGATTCTTGACTCACGCAACTGCGTTGAGGTATACTGCCAAGAATCAGAATTTGACCACCATGTCAGTGTCCTCCGCCTTCTCTACAATGTAATAGATGGCTTCGTTGATGACATGTGGCATGGTGTTAAAAATGCCCTTGGAATTCTTCAGGTAGCTGTCAATCTTGGATGCCCACAAATCATAACTGCTTGTGTGGACTACTTAGAAGCAGTCCCCTGGGAAGAGTCTGAGGAGGAGgagattttaaaaatcataCCACGGCTCGGAACACAAGTGGAGCCAATTCTTGCCCGTCTCCTACCAGTCAAACAATCAGCCATAATGCGAATTTTTTTCTCAACCATCCGATTTGCCACATCTTCCCCATCTCCAATCATGAATGATCTCAAGTCTTCAGCCCAGGAACAGCTTGAGTACATGCTAACCGAAGATGATGATGCCCCTCTCTTAGCAGCTGATGACGAGATAAAATCTGAGGTGAAAGATTGTGTGAAGAGACTATTTGAAAGATTTAATAATCTATTAGAAGCTTTATTATGTGAGATGGAATTATTTTCTGATGGAGGGAAGATGCAATCATTTCAATCACTTTTATCAGATCTGTCATGGGCATGTCAGATATTATGTAAGTTGGAAATTATGAGGGAACTTGTCTGCAACTGGACGGATGCATCAGATAAAATAGTTAAGGTTGTAAAGGAAGCAAGCCCAACAGCTGAATTGATTGAGACAAAGCTGAGGGTTATTGAGGTGGCGGCAAAGATTCTAGAGGCAATAGGTTACGGCACAGTCATTTTGCCCACTGCAAAACGGCTTCATATGGTGAAGGTGTGGCTTCCTTTTGTTAGGGTTGCGAAACCACTGATCGATTCTGTCACAACTGCCCGTGATGATGCTCCGACACTGAGAATGGATAGTGAGCTGTGGCAATCCCTAGAATCCACATTTGTTTCCGTAATTCTTGCACTTCCATCAGCGGAGCAGGCAGAGATATTGACGGAATGGTTGGGAAATGAGCATATTCAATATCCTGACCTGACTGAGGCATTTGAGGTATGGTGTTACAGATCCAAGGTATCCAAAAGAAGACTATCATTTCTAGCGGTGAACCATGACAAGATCAATACATATTAA
- the LOC117636132 gene encoding BTB/POZ domain-containing protein At3g05675 isoform X3, with translation MESLVSETRTPIRIGDRSTSDVVVRIRTQDGRDDWFYCHSQVLIEKSKYFADRLSENWPTCQILDSRNCVEVYCQESEFDHHVSVLRLLYNVIDGFVDDMWHGVKNALGILQVAVNLGCPQIITACVDYLEAVPWEESEEEEILKIIPRLGTQVEPILARLLPVKQSAIMRIFFSTIRFATSSPSPIMNDLKSSAQEQLEYMLTEDDDAPLLAADDEIKSEVKDCVKRLFERFNNLLEALLCEMELFSDGGKMQSFQSLLSDLSWACQILCKLEIMRELVCNWTDASDKIVKVVKEASPTAELIETKLRVIEVAAKILEAIGYGTVILPTAKRLHMVKVWLPFVRVAKPLIDSVTTARDDAPTLRMDSELWQSLESTFVSVILALPSAEQAEILTEWLGNEHIQYPDLTEAFEKPGEKGG, from the exons ATGGAATCTCTT GTTTCTGAAACAAGGACTCCTATCAGGATTGGGGACCGATCAACCAGTGATGTTGTTGTGAGGATACGGACACAGGATGGGCGGGATGATTGGTTTTATTGTCACTCGCAGGTCCTCATAGAAAAGAGCAAGTATTTCGCTGATCGCCTCTCTGAAAATTGGCCAACATGTCAGATTCTTGACTCACGCAACTGCGTTGAGGTATACTGCCAAGAATCAGAATTTGACCACCATGTCAGTGTCCTCCGCCTTCTCTACAATGTAATAGATGGCTTCGTTGATGACATGTGGCATGGTGTTAAAAATGCCCTTGGAATTCTTCAGGTAGCTGTCAATCTTGGATGCCCACAAATCATAACTGCTTGTGTGGACTACTTAGAAGCAGTCCCCTGGGAAGAGTCTGAGGAGGAGgagattttaaaaatcataCCACGGCTCGGAACACAAGTGGAGCCAATTCTTGCCCGTCTCCTACCAGTCAAACAATCAGCCATAATGCGAATTTTTTTCTCAACCATCCGATTTGCCACATCTTCCCCATCTCCAATCATGAATGATCTCAAGTCTTCAGCCCAGGAACAGCTTGAGTACATGCTAACCGAAGATGATGATGCCCCTCTCTTAGCAGCTGATGACGAGATAAAATCTGAGGTGAAAGATTGTGTGAAGAGACTATTTGAAAGATTTAATAATCTATTAGAAGCTTTATTATGTGAGATGGAATTATTTTCTGATGGAGGGAAGATGCAATCATTTCAATCACTTTTATCAGATCTGTCATGGGCATGTCAGATATTATGTAAGTTGGAAATTATGAGGGAACTTGTCTGCAACTGGACGGATGCATCAGATAAAATAGTTAAGGTTGTAAAGGAAGCAAGCCCAACAGCTGAATTGATTGAGACAAAGCTGAGGGTTATTGAGGTGGCGGCAAAGATTCTAGAGGCAATAGGTTACGGCACAGTCATTTTGCCCACTGCAAAACGGCTTCATATGGTGAAGGTGTGGCTTCCTTTTGTTAGGGTTGCGAAACCACTGATCGATTCTGTCACAACTGCCCGTGATGATGCTCCGACACTGAGAATGGATAGTGAGCTGTGGCAATCCCTAGAATCCACATTTGTTTCCGTAATTCTTGCACTTCCATCAGCGGAGCAGGCAGAGATATTGACGGAATGGTTGGGAAATGAGCATATTCAATATCCTGACCTGACTGAGGCATTTGAG AAACCTGGGGAGAAAGGAGGATGA
- the LOC117636132 gene encoding BTB/POZ domain-containing protein At3g05675 isoform X2 — MESLVSETRTPIRIGDRSTSDVVVRIRTQDGRDDWFYCHSQVLIEKSKYFADRLSENWPTCQILDSRNCVEVYCQESEFDHHVSVLRLLYNVIDGFVDDMWHGVKNALGILQVAVNLGCPQIITACVDYLEAVPWEESEEEEILKIIPRLGTQVEPILARLLPVKQSAIMRIFFSTIRFATSSPSPIMNDLKSSAQEQLEYMLTEDDDAPLLAADDEIKSEVKDCVKRLFERFNNLLEALLCEMELFSDGGKMQSFQSLLSDLSWACQILCKLEIMRELVCNWTDASDKIVKVVKEASPTAELIETKLRVIEVAAKILEAIGYGTVILPTAKRLHMVKVWLPFVRVAKPLIDSVTTARDDAPTLRMDSELWQSLESTFVSVILALPSAEQAEILTEWLGNEHIQYPDLTEAFEVWCYRSKVSKRRLSFLAVNHDKINTY; from the exons ATGGAATCTCTT GTTTCTGAAACAAGGACTCCTATCAGGATTGGGGACCGATCAACCAGTGATGTTGTTGTGAGGATACGGACACAGGATGGGCGGGATGATTGGTTTTATTGTCACTCGCAGGTCCTCATAGAAAAGAGCAAGTATTTCGCTGATCGCCTCTCTGAAAATTGGCCAACATGTCAGATTCTTGACTCACGCAACTGCGTTGAGGTATACTGCCAAGAATCAGAATTTGACCACCATGTCAGTGTCCTCCGCCTTCTCTACAATGTAATAGATGGCTTCGTTGATGACATGTGGCATGGTGTTAAAAATGCCCTTGGAATTCTTCAGGTAGCTGTCAATCTTGGATGCCCACAAATCATAACTGCTTGTGTGGACTACTTAGAAGCAGTCCCCTGGGAAGAGTCTGAGGAGGAGgagattttaaaaatcataCCACGGCTCGGAACACAAGTGGAGCCAATTCTTGCCCGTCTCCTACCAGTCAAACAATCAGCCATAATGCGAATTTTTTTCTCAACCATCCGATTTGCCACATCTTCCCCATCTCCAATCATGAATGATCTCAAGTCTTCAGCCCAGGAACAGCTTGAGTACATGCTAACCGAAGATGATGATGCCCCTCTCTTAGCAGCTGATGACGAGATAAAATCTGAGGTGAAAGATTGTGTGAAGAGACTATTTGAAAGATTTAATAATCTATTAGAAGCTTTATTATGTGAGATGGAATTATTTTCTGATGGAGGGAAGATGCAATCATTTCAATCACTTTTATCAGATCTGTCATGGGCATGTCAGATATTATGTAAGTTGGAAATTATGAGGGAACTTGTCTGCAACTGGACGGATGCATCAGATAAAATAGTTAAGGTTGTAAAGGAAGCAAGCCCAACAGCTGAATTGATTGAGACAAAGCTGAGGGTTATTGAGGTGGCGGCAAAGATTCTAGAGGCAATAGGTTACGGCACAGTCATTTTGCCCACTGCAAAACGGCTTCATATGGTGAAGGTGTGGCTTCCTTTTGTTAGGGTTGCGAAACCACTGATCGATTCTGTCACAACTGCCCGTGATGATGCTCCGACACTGAGAATGGATAGTGAGCTGTGGCAATCCCTAGAATCCACATTTGTTTCCGTAATTCTTGCACTTCCATCAGCGGAGCAGGCAGAGATATTGACGGAATGGTTGGGAAATGAGCATATTCAATATCCTGACCTGACTGAGGCATTTGAGGTATGGTGTTACAGATCCAAGGTATCCAAAAGAAGACTATCATTTCTAGCGGTGAACCATGACAAGATCAATACATATTAA
- the LOC117633656 gene encoding BEL1-like homeodomain protein 1, whose amino-acid sequence MATYFHHGNSSEIQASSDGALQTLVLMNPGYVQYSDTPPPPPHQQPHQPPSAGNLVFLNSPTNSLPHHPSTLSHAPPSHPQQFVGIPLSHDPNNNSPSMHQAHPDLSSLHAFMPRIQTQYALWNSIDPNTAARDTPRAQQGLSLTLSSQQPGFGSFRGATSDREVPSGEDIRVSSGSNSSASGVTNGVSGMQSVLLSSKYLKAAQELLEEVVNVGNGIRTELPKKGSGQQSKVVAESSMAAARDSSVGGEGSGKRAAELSTAERQEIQMKKGKLISMLDEVDQRYRQYHRQMQVVISSFEQAAGIGSATTYTALALRTISKQFRCLKDAITNQIRAANKSLGEEDCAAGKIEGSRLKYVDHQLRQQRALQQLGMIQHNAWRPQRGLPERSVSVLRAWLFEHFLHPYPKDSDKHMLAKQTGLTRSQVSNWFINARVRLWKPMVEEMYMEEVKEHEQNGSSEKMSKSNEDSASKSTAPQDTENNQTTSTFNSKQENSTNQNNIAAPPSMSISTPSTSPTNMVRNPSGFSLIGSSELDGITQGSPKKPRSTEFMQSPNSSVPCMNMDHKAQEVNNEQVSMKFGDERQGRDGYSFMGGQTNFIGSFGQYPIGEIGRFDADQFTPRFSGNGVSLTLGLPHCENLSLSGAHHHQNFLPNQNIQLGRRVDIGEANDQFGTINTSAPHSSAAFENIDIQNRKRFVAQLLPDFVA is encoded by the exons ATGGCGACGTACTTTCATCATGGAAACTCCTCGGAAATCCAAGCCTCCTCCGACGGCGCCCTACAAACCCTCGTTCTCATGAACCCCGGGTACGTCCAATACTCCGACACTCCACCGCCGCCGCCACATCAGCAACCACACCAACCCCCCTCCGCAGGCAACCTCGTCTTCCTCAACTCCCCCACCAATTCCCTCCCTCACCACCCCTCCACTCTCTCCCACGCGCCGCCCTCCCACCCTCAGCAATTCGTCGGCATCCCGCTCTCCCATGACCCCAACAACAACTCCCCATCCATGCATCAGGCCCACCCCGACCTCTCCTCCCTGCATGCCTTCATGCCGAGAATTCAGACGCAGTATGCGCTTTGGAACTCAATTGACCCCAACACGGCGGCGCGTGATACCCCACGCGCCCAGCAGGGCCTGTCTCTGACCCTCTCCTCACAGCAGCCGGGGTTTGGGTCGTTCCGCGGGGCTACCTCGGACAGGGAGGTCCCGTCCGGGGAAGATATTCGGGTTTCCAGCGGGTCGAATTCGTCGGCTTCGGGTGTGACGAATGGGGTTTCGGGTATGCAGAGTGTGTTGCTGAGCTCTAAGTACTTGAAGGCGGCGCAGGAGCTGCTTGAGGAGGTTGTGAACGTGGGCAACGGGATCAGGACTGAGCTGCCCAAGAAGGGTAGCGGGCAGCAGAGTAAAGTGGTGGCTGAGTCGTCCATGGCGGCCGCCAGAGACAGCTCGGTAGGCGGTGAAGGAAGTGGGAAGCGGGCTGCTGAGTTGAGCACTGCTGAGAGGCAGGAAATTCAGATGAAGAAGGGAAAGCTGATCAGCATGCTTGATGAG GTGGACCAAAGGTACAGGCAGTACCACCGACAGATGCAAGTGGTAATTTCATCTTTCGAGCAAGCAGCTGGAATTGGTTCAGCTACAACTTACACTGCTCTGGCCCTACGAACCATCTCAAAGCAATTCAGGTGCTTGAAAGATGCCATAACAAACCAAATTCGAGCAGCAAACAAGAGCttaggagaagaagattgtgCAGCAGGCAAGATTGAAGGGTCAAGGCTCAAATATGTGGACCATCAGCTGAGGCAGCAAAGGGCTCTCCAACAGTTGGGAATGATCCAGCACAATGCTTGGAGACCCCAGAGAGGCTTGCCCGAAAGATCTGTTTCCGTTCTTCGTGCTTGGCTTTTCGAACACTTCCTCCACCC CTACCCAAAGGATTCAGACAAGCACATGCTTGCAAAACAGACAGGGCTTACTAGGAGCCAG GTTTCTAATTGGTTCATAAATGCTCGAGTCCGGCTGTGGAAGCCAATGGTGGAGGAAATGTACATGGAGGAGGTCAAGGAGCATGAACAGAATGGATCATCAGAGAAAATGAGTAAGAGCAATGAGGACTCTGCATCAAAGTCCACAGCTCCACAAGACACTGAGAATAATCAAACAACAAGCACTTTCAATTCCAAACAAGAGAACtcaacaaatcaaaacaatattgCTGCTCCTCCATCAATGTCAATTTCCACACCTTCAACATCTCCCACAAACATGGTTCGAAATCCGTCTGGATTCTCTCTCATCGGGTCATCGGAGTTGGATGGCATCACACAAGGCAGTCCAAAGAAGCCAAGGAGCACTGAGTTTATGCAGTCACCAAATAGTAGTGTCCCATGTATGAATATGGATCACAAGGCTCAAGAGGTAAACAATGAGCAAGTTTCTATGAAATTTGGGGATGAGAGGCAGGGCAGAGATGGGTACTCATTCATGGGAGGCCAGACCAATTTTATCGGAAGTTTTGGACAATACCCAATTGGTGAAATTGGCAGGTTTGATGCTGACCAATTCACACCAAGGTTCTCAGGCAATGGTGTTTCTCTCACTCTTGGCCTTCCTCACTGTGAAAACCTCTCCTTGTCTGGAGCTCATCACCACCAAAATTTTCTCCCTAACCAAAACATTCAACTTGGGAGAAGAGTAGACATTGGTGAAGCAAATGATCAATTTGGTACCATAAACACTTCAGCTCCTCACTCTTCTGCAGCATTCGAAAACATCGACATTCAGAACCGAAAGAGGTTCGTAGCACAATTGTTGCCAGACTTTGTGGCCTGA